The window TCTGCACGCCACCATCCTGCACCAACTCGGTCTTAATCACGAGCGGCTTACCTTCCGCTACTCCGGTCGCGACTTCCGACTCACCGATGTCGCCGGTCAGGTGGTGGAAGAAATTGTTTCGTGAATTCGCCGAACGTCCGCGCGGCGCCGACTCAGGTCCGCATAATTTGCCATTTGCCGCGCGCTTGCCCATAATGCCCACCAACACGCCGGAACCCCGCCCTCACCTACCCCTGGGGTTCCACCAACCGCCAACTGGGAGACCAGCATGCGGCAAACCCCGCTCAGTGGTCCGTCCGCGCAAGGATGTCGGATACTCCGTCCACTTTATGGCGCCGCGCTCTCGCTGTTATTCGCCAGCCGCGCTCTGGCTGCCGACGCCGATCCCGTCACCGCGCAAGCGCCACCGGCCATCACCTTCGAAGAGCACATCCGCCCGATCTTCAAGGCCCATTGTTTTCACTGCCACGGCGCGGAGGGAGAGCCCAAGTCGGGCCTCGATGTGCGCCTCCGTCGCAGCCTCGAAGCGGGCGGAGAGGCCGGCGCCGCGCTCGTCCCCGGCAAGCGCGACGAGAGTCCCATCTTTGTGCGCACGCTCGCTGGCGAAATGCCTCCTGGCGATCACAAGCTAACCGCGCAACAGATCGAACTCATTGGCCAGTGGATCGACGCCGGCGCACCGACCAAGCGCCCTGAGCCGGAGAATATCAACGCCTCGCCCGGTATCACTCCAGAAGATCGCCAGTTTTGGGCCTTCCAGCCGGTGACCCGTCCAGAGGTTCCCAAGCATGGCGAGTTGGCCAATCCGGTCGATCGCTTCCTCGTCGACAAGTTGGTGCCCGCCGGACTCGCCTTTTCTCCCCCGGCAGAAAGGCTCGCGCTACTGCTCCGCGCCACCTTCGATCTGACCGGTCTGCCCCCCTC is drawn from Pirellulales bacterium and contains these coding sequences:
- a CDS encoding DUF1549 domain-containing protein — its product is MRQTPLSGPSAQGCRILRPLYGAALSLLFASRALAADADPVTAQAPPAITFEEHIRPIFKAHCFHCHGAEGEPKSGLDVRLRRSLEAGGEAGAALVPGKRDESPIFVRTLAGEMPPGDHKLTAQQIELIGQWIDAGAPTKRPEPENINASPGITPEDRQFWAFQPVTRPEVPKHGELANPVDRFLVDKLVPAGLAFSPPAERLALLLRATFDLTGLPPSLDEVRLFLADTAPDAYERLIDRLLASPHYGERWGRHWLDVAGYAESDGYVDEDRPRPYAYKYRDYVIRAFNSDKPLDAFIVEQLAGDELLTPPYTNLNPDQIEKLVATGFLRMAADGTGTAAIDEDLARNATMADTIKIVSTSLLGLSVGCAQCHDHRYDPILHTDYYRLRDVFEPAYN